The bacterium genome contains the following window.
GGGGTACGGGGCCTCGTCCGAGGTGCTGATGATGGTGTCCACACAGTCCCCATGCGTCACCTGCAGCGCGGTCGCGAAGTCGTCCGCCGGAGCCAGCGCCAGGGGCTGCACGCTGCCGAGGAAGGGCTTGCCGGCATAGGGCTCTTCCACGACGGCGAAGAGGCTGGTGAGTGTGTCCCCGGCTTGACGGCGGACGACCAACTGCGGCATCCAGAACGCGAAGGACTGGGCGGAGTCGCTCTTGCTGCGCCGGACGGACGGGCTGCGCCCCAGGTATACCTGCGCGGGAACGCCACCGACGACGTGGGCGCGTACGCCGCGCCCGGGGGGCTCGGGGTAGGTGAAGGTCACATCGCACGGGGTGGCAGCTTGCCCCTCCCCCACCTCGCGGATCAGACCGTACGGGTTGTACTGCGATTGCTCGTCGCGCGGCTCCTGCCAGGTCTCACCGGGTTCGAGCAGGCTGCCTTCCCGGGGCTTGAGCGGCAGGCTGCAGGCGGCTGTGGTGTCGGTGTCGGCGTCACCGTGCAGCAGCCAGTCATGCGTGCGGCCGCCCCTGACCCGGAACAGGTCCACCACGTAGGCGTCACGGGCGGAGACGGGCACCATGACCAGTAGCCGCCGGTAGGCCTGTAGGTCCTTCACCGCCGCATAGGCCCGGCGGCCGTCGGCCTCGACGGCCGAGACGCCCGCGGTGTCGGGGAAGAACCACAGCAGGTCGCCATCCGACTTCGCGCTGTTCTGGCTCTGCCGGTCAATGGCGACGAGATTGTGGCTGATGGTGCAGGAGTTCCAGCACCGGGCCCGCGTGTGGTTGTAGCCCAGGTCCGGGAGCATCTCCCGCTCCCTGGCCCACAGCGACAGGTTGAGGCTATCCAGGTGGGAATGGCCATACGCGCCCGAGAAGTGCAGTTGCGCCTGCATCTGGTCCGCCCCCTCGCCACGCCCCAGCGAGGCGTGCCCGTAGCCGGGGCAGATGCTGGAGACGGTCTGTTGCCGGGGCCGCGAGCGGCGTTCCCCGGGCCAGGTGTCGTGTACGGGCGTCGAGCAGCCGTTGGGGAGGTCCAGCACCTCCGGCGCGTGCAGGGCCGTGGCGATGAAGGGGGCTTCGTTCAGCGGGTCGAGGTTCTCGAAGTGCTTGCCATCGGCCGGGTCCACGAAGCCCGGCGGGTCGCTGTAGCCGGTCAGCGCCACGAAGTCGGCATTGACGCGACTGATCGTCTGGTAGTGGTACGAGGGGGCTTCCTTCCACATGCCGTCATAGAAGCAACCGCCGTACAGGATCTCCTTGAGCCAGTTGTACGCCCAGTGGACGTAGTGGGGCTCGTTGATGACTTTGCCCATCGCCACGGCGGTCATGAGCGAGGAGGGCGCGATGTTCCCGGCGTTGATCTCGGGGCCGAAGGTGTCCTCGTAGGCGAAGCACGCCTTCAGGAAGTCCTTCTCGAAGCGCGCGCGCGCGTCGTAGCCGCGCTGCCCGGAGAGCCGGTCGAACTCGGGGCTGTCGTAGACGAGGTCATAGGCCTCGGGCACACCCCCGGGCAGCTCATCCTCCGCCCACCGGCCCCACTTGCCGCCCGCGGAGGGGTACGGGGGCTGCTGGGACTTCCGGATGTAGAAGGTGGTGATCCACTGATCCATGACCGGGTAGTGCGGGTAGACCTGGGCGATGCGGTCGAGGATCAGGGCAGCCCGATAGGCGTAGGCAGGCTTCTGGGTTGCCTGGTAGGCCATCCCGAGCGCCCGGCACTGGCCCACGATCCAGTTGCGCCGGTGCATCAGCAGGTGCGCGGGCAGGAAGATGCGGATGCCGGTCTGCTTGTCCACCTGGAACGGGTAGCTGAAGCTCTCGCCCAGCACATTGGGCCCGGCCATCACCTGGTCATCGGGATAGGCCGCGTTCGGGTACGTCGTGCCACACTGCTTGCACTGCAGCTCGTTCGGCCGCTCCACCGTCCAGGTGAAGGTGTCGCCCGGGTAGCCGGCGTGGCAGTGGGGGCAGTAGCAGAACCGGCAGAAGGGCCGGTCGGGCACGAAGGCGAGCATCTCCTCCTCGCTCATCGCCATGACCCGCGCGACGGCCCGCTCGTACTCGGCTGCCCGCGCCGGGTCCAGGTCGTGCTTGAGCACGGGGTGCTTGAGGCCCACTGCCTGCCCGGCGCCGTGGGCGGGCGCCGCTGCCAGCGCCATCAGCAGCACGCCGCAAAGCGCGGCCAGACAACCGGCGGAGGCGAGGGTGTGGCTTGCCATGGGTGTCATGTTACCTGATGCTCCCCTAACCAATGAGGTCTACAGCAATACGAAGACAGGCCGTGGGTGCCGCGTCGTGGCTCACGGTGCACCGGATATGCACCGGTGGCCCTCACCCCCGGCCCCTCTCCCAGGGGGAGAGGGGTGAACGACTCCGGCCGAAGGCCTCTCCCCCCTCTCCCCCTGGGAGAGGGGCCGGGGGTGAGGGAGCCGTCAGGTGTGCGGCACCCACGCCTCAGCATGTGGCTGCTTACCCAAGGCTCACTACCGTGCGCAGCGCAGCCGCTACTTCCCCCGGACCCATACCACGATGTACCCCAGCGACTTGAGCGGGGCGGCCAGCAGCCCGTTCTGCAACGTCAGGTTGGCCTCGCCCAGGACATCGCGCGCCGTCAGGGCGCCCTTCTGCCGCAGCGCGGCCAGGTCGAACGTCACCTCGGCGGCCTGCTCGGCGCGGCCGACGTTGGCGATGACCGCGATGAAGCCCCGGCCGGGGCGGTTGTAGAGGCTGACCTTGATGTCCGGGCCACTGGTGCGCACGAAGCGCTCGCTTCGCCAGTACGGCAGCCAGGCACAGTCAGCCTGGCCCCGCCCGAACTGGTCGAAAGTGCGCCAGAGCGGGGCGAGAGCATCGGTGTAGCCGCGCACCGGCACATCGTGCAGCAGGCTGAAGGCCATCGCCTCGTCGCGCGTGTAGGCGGTGGTGGCGACGAGGAAGTCGGCCGGGACGCCCCACTGGTGGCCCATGAACTCACACCGGAAGGCATCCAGCGGCAGGATGTCGAGCGCGAACGGCCCGCGTTGGTGGCCCTGGAACTGCTCGCCGTCGAGGTAGCTGGTGGCGAAGGCCAGCGTGGGGATGGTCATGCACGAGGACTGGTGCACATCCACCTGCCCCTGCGGGTTGTGCCGCTTCACGATCGTGTGGATGCGCTTCATCAGGTTGCGCACCGCGAAGACCGGGTAGGTCTTGCCGACACTCCCGTCGGGTCTGACATAGCCGCAGCCGTGGGCGGCGTTGGTGCAGCCCCAGGGCTCGGAGGTGCCGTCCAGGTAGACGCCGTCGTTGCCGTACTCGGTCATCTGCCGGTCCAGGCCGTCGCAGATGAAGTCCTGCCAGGCGCTGTTGTAGCAGACGATGGAGACCCACTCACCGTAGTAGTTCTCGCGGCTCTCCGGGGTCACGATGCAGTCGGCGTGGTAGGCGTCGTACTCGGGCGCGCGGTCGCTGATGAGGTAGCCGTAGTACAGCAGCAGTTGCAGGTTGTGCGCGTGGCAGCCCGCCACGAGCTTGTGCAGCTCCTCGGGCCGCTTGGCGACGGGGTGGTTCTCGGCCATCGCCCAGTGCTCGTGGAACTTGAGCGTCCGCACCCCCAGGCCCTGGAGGTGGTCGAGGTACGTGGTCGGGCGATCCGTGCCCGGGATGAGCAGGGCCCGGCCGAACTTGCCCTCCCCGAAGACGCCGTCGGTCACCACGCCGCCTGCGCCCTTGACCGGTCGGGTCGCCAGCCGCCCGTTGGGGGTGAAGGCCTCATCCAGGTGGTCCAGCAGCAGCGTGTCGGCCTCGGCCTGCAGGGGTTGCGTCAGATCGAAGGTGGTGTGAGGGGTCGAGGAGACGCGCACCTCGTCGAAGTCGAAGCCGCTGAGGGGCTGGCCGAGCGTGATCGTCGCCTGCGACAGCTCCCCCGCCGGCAGGCCCTGGAAGACCTGTTCGCCCGCCAGCTTCCCGTCGAGATACGCCCGGGCGGCGCTTCCCCATGTGAAGGCGATGTGGTGCCATTCACCGACCTTCCACTGTGCGCGCGTGGCGAGCAGCACCGGGTGGCTGCGCCCCTGCCGGAAGTACAGCCGCAGGCTGCGGTCCTCAATGTTCCAGTAGTAGCCGACATGCACGTCGTTGCTGAAGCTGAAGTCCACGCAGTTGCGATTCAGGGCGCCGTTCGCTCCCCTGGGGTCCCGCGGGGGGAAGGGATCGAAGTGCGGCCGCACCCAGCATTCGAACGTTCCCTGCTTCAACTCCAGGTTGCCCTGCAGGGGGTACGTGAGCACCGTGGGTGCGAAGAATGGCAGGCTCTCGATACCGTAGTTCCCCCCGCCGCCGGCGCGCTGGTCCCAGACACTGGGTCGGGCCGCCTTCACCGGGGTCGCCTGCAAGCCGAAGGTGTAGTCGAGGGGCTTGGTCAGCGTCTGCGGCTGCGTGATGAGGTTCACCCGGAAGATGACGCTCTGCCCCTCCCGGCGGATGTCAATGACCTCTTCCTCGCGGGCGTTGAAGAAGTTGCGGTCCGACTCGGAGAACCAGCACAACCCGCGCGCCTCGTCCCCCAGCCAGAAGAACGGCTTGAAGGGCCCCCGGTAGCCCTCGGCAGGCAGCGCCCCGGCGTTGCTCGACTTCCCCCAGCGCCCCGGCCAGCAGTACAGATACCGGGCATACTCCGCCTTCAGCGGGATCTCCAGGGCGAGGCTGTCCACGGACGCCTGCCCGGTGGGGGTCAGCCTGAAGTCCGACCGGATCATGCCGTCATACTCGACCACCACGGTGCCGTCGCAGGTGAGGCTACCCGCCTGCGCCCGCCCAGCGAGCTTCGCCATAGACGGCCGGGCCGACATCACCTTGCAGCCCGCCCCGCTCCACACGAGCCGCTTGCCCCCCACGCTGCCGACCAGGGCGATCGGCCCGGAGAGCACCTCCGTCTGCCGCGTCAGCGCCGACGCGGGGAAGGGGAGCGCCCCCCACTTGTACGTGCGGCCCCAGCACGCCACTTGCTGCCCCGTAGCCCGCACCGGCGTCCACGGCGGCAGCACCTCGTCGCTGATCCCCGCCCGGCTGCCCAGCCATACCGGCTTCTCGGGCTTCTCCAGGGCCACAGTCACGGCGTAGGGCTCAGCGCGCCCCGGGCCCGACACCACCACTTGCAGGTCGTACTTGCCGGGGGCGAGCGCGGCCACCGGCAGCGTGAGGCTGGCTTCACCCTCGGCCGAGAGTTGCCCCGTCGCCTCCCCGGCCGCCTGCCCGGCGGCACTGACGAGCTTGGCCTGGGCGGTCAGTTGCTCGGGCGCGGCGCTCAGCGTCGGCCCGGACAGCCGCGCAACCACCTTCCCGCTCAGCCAGTACTTCTCGACCTCGACGGTCAGAGGCGGCTTGACCGTCGCCGCGGCCGTCGCCGACCACAACACCTGCGCCCCGGCCCTGACCTGCGCCGTCACGCGGTAGTCGCCAGCCGTGGGCAGCCCCTGTGTCTGCGGGAGGGGCACGGTGAGCAGCAACGGCTCGCGCTGCGTCCCCCCGGTGGCGCGCACCGTCCCCGCCGGCACAGTCTTCCCGCCCTGGATCGCGGTCAGCGTCGCCTCGGCCTGCAGGGGAGCAGCAGAAGGGCCCCATTGCCCGCGCAGTTCCAGGGCCGTGCTCAGCACCTTCGGCCCCCGCAGCACGACCGGCGCCGCCTGGCGGGAGAAGACGAGCGTGCCGAAGCCCGCCGGCTGGTGCAAGCCCGAGGGCATCGGCGACCAACTGCCGCCACGCTGCCCGGGCGCGGTGCAGTCCCAGGCGAAGTTGGCGGCCCAGGACTGCCCGTCCGTCGGCAGGTCAGCCTTCAGCGCCGCGAACGGTACGGCCACTTCCAGCGTCCAGCCGTCAGCGGCGATGCGAGTCCGGGCGGTCCAGGCGGCATTGAAGCCCGCGTCCATCCTGATGGCGTCGTACTGCACGCCGGCGGCAGTCACGATGAGCTGGAAGTACGAGCCGCGCTTCCCGGTCGGGTCGAGGAAGATCTCAAAGGCGTCGTCGGTCCACACGGCGCCGTCGCGCTCGGTCACGGCCGTCCGGGGTCGCCGGCCCTGTGGCATCGGCAGCCGCGCCGCAATGTACAGGGCGTTGGCGTCGTAGGTCAGGAACATCTCGGCCTGGACGGGGGCTGCCATGCCGTCGGGGAGAGTGAACCCGCCGGGGCCGCAGGCGGCGTCCCATTCGCCGGGGGACAGCGCGCCATCCATGACCGGCGGGGCGGTGCACATCGGCACAGCCACCTGCGGGGCGGCGAGGCAGACGGCAGCGGGCAGGAGGGTCAGCGACAGCAGGGCGAGGCAGGCGAACCGAGGCATGGTGCAGTGACTCCGTCGTCGGGACTGGCGGCTCACAGCAGCTTCGTTGCACGGAGTTCACCGTTGGGGCTGTCGCCGCCTCCTGCCCCGTACGGCGGGACGGACAGGAATCGCCGCCGCTGCGGCGAAGTGGGGGCCAGCCAGCATCACCCGAGGTTCTCGCCGATGACACGCCTCTTCCCGGCTCCTGTGCTCCTGGCCATGGCTGTCCTGCCGGTCTGCGCGGCACCCCTGGCGCTCGCCGTGGAGCCCGGCAATCTGGAGGGTCTGTGGCTCTTCCACACCGACCCCTCCGACGTCGGGGAGCAGGAGGGCTGGCAGGCCCTCGCCTTCGCTGACGCGGACTGGCGGACGATCCGTGCCCCCGGCGGCTGGGAGGCGCAGGGGATCACCGACCCGCGCCCCGGCGAAGTCCCGCATCCCCGGAACGGCATGACGTACTCGGACTATGACGGGGTGGCGTGGTACCGGCTGCATGTGCTGATCCCCGCCGCCTGGGCCGGGCAGGACCTGCTGCTGCGGCTGGGCAGCGTGGATGACGAGGACCGCACGTTCGTCAATGGGCAACTCGTGGGGGCCACGCCCGACCGTCGGCCCGGCGCCCCCCCGCTGACCGTCCGGTCCGTGCAGGCCATGCGACGCTACGTCGTGCCCGCGGCGCTGGTGCGGGCCGGCGCGGAGAACGTGATCGCCGTCCGCGTGCTCGACGGCGGCGGACCGGGCGGCATCCCCGGCCCCAGCCTGTCGCTACTCCCTCCCAAGGCGCTGAGCACCATGCCCAAACACCCCCAGCCCGACCGCCCCCTCGCCGAGCGTTTCGCCGATCCCCCGGCGTGTGCGCGGATCATCAAGATCATCCACAACTGGCCCGACCATCTGCCCGCCCAGGACGATCTCATCGAGACGCTCCTATCCCAGGGCTTCGGCGGGGTGGTCAGCAACGTGTCCTTCACCGACTACCCGTCCAGCGAGGACAAGTGGACTGCCTTCTTGCGGGGGGTCGCCCAGGCGAAGCAGGCCGGGATGGCGCTGTGGCTCTATGACGAGCGCGCCTACCCCTCCGGCGCCGCCGGGGGGATCACGATGGAGGGCAAGCCGGTGCCGCAGTGGCGGGACCGGACGGCCCTGCCCCCGCCGCCGGCGCTGCACCCGGACTGGGAAGCGCGTGGGCTGTTCGTGGCGGAGGTGGAGACCGGTGCGGGGGAGGTGAAGCTCGACCTCCCGCCCGGCCGCTTCGTCAGCGCCGCGGCTTACCCGGTGCGCGAGGGGCAACTGGACCTGGCGCACGCTGTTGACCTGGGCGGAAGCGTCGCCGAGGGCAAGCTGTCCTGGCAGGCTCCGGCGGGCGACTGGCACGTCCTCGCCCTGACTGAGGGCCGCCTGTACGAGGGCACCCACGCCCAGATGAGCCTCAATGAGAAGATCCCCTACATCAACCTGCTGATGCCCGAGCCGACCGCGCGCTTCCTGCAGGTCACGCACGACCAGTACGCCGCCCGTCTGGGCCAGGACCTGGGGCAGACGTTCATCTCGACCTTCACCGATGAGCCGTCACTGATGAGCGTCTTCCTGCGCAAGATGCCCTACCGGCCGCTGCCGTGGTCGCCGAACCTGCCGACCGAGTTCGCGAAGCGCCGGGGCTATGAACTCGCCCCGTTCCTCCCGGGGCTGGTGGCCGACTGCGGCTCGCGGGGGCTGAAGGCCCGCTACGACTACTGGCAGACCGTGGGCGAATTGGTGTCGGAGAGCTTCTTCGGCCAGATACAGGAGTGGTGCCATCGGCATGGTGTGCTGTCGGGCGGGCACCTGCTGGCCGAAGAGTCGGTCGCGGCCCACCCCGGTTTGTATGGCGACTTCTTCCGCTGCATCCGGCGGCTGGACGCCCCGAGCCTGGATTGCCTGACCAGCGTGCCCGAACAGGTGCCGTGGCATGTCGCCCGCCTGCTGGCCAGCGCCGGCGACCTGACCGGCAAGACGGTCGTCATGTGCGAGACCTCCGACCATGCTCAGCAGTACCGGCCCGCCGGCGATACCCGGCCGGCGGTGGTGGTGTCCGAGGAGCAGATCCGGGGGACCTGCAACCGCCTGATCTATGGCGGCGTGAATGTCATCACCAGCTACTACAGGTTCGTCGGGCTGACCTCCGCCCAACTGCGGCGGCTGAACGAGCACATCGGCCGCTGCTGCACGATGCTGACCGGCGGCCACCAGGTCACCGACGTGGCGGTCCTGTACCCGTCGGAGACGCTGTGGCGGCATACGGTCCCCTCGCACCTGTGGGCCACGGACGCCGGCGGCGCGCGACAGGTGGAGCAGGCGTACTTCGCCGCCTCTCGCGCCCTGTATGCCGATGGCCGCGACTTCACGTATGTGGACAGCCAGGCCCTGGCGGACGCGCAGGTACGGGATGGCGTGCTCACACACGGGGCGCTGCAGTGGCGTCTGGTGGTGCTGCCCAGGGTGGACACGCTGCCCATGGCGGCGTGGGAGAACCTCGCCCGCTTCTGGCGGCAGGGCGGAGCGGTCGTCGCCCTCGGGGCGCTGCCCACCAACAGCGAGAGCGAGTTCCCGTCAGCGGCGGTGCAGGCGCTGGCCCGCGAGATGTTCGGGCAGCCCACGGGCCCCGGCGTGGTCACGAATGCCGCCGGCGGTGCGGGCGTGTACCTGCCACCCGGCTCCGAGGCGCTGCTGTCGCTGGCGCTTGGGGGGCTGCTGGAGCCTGATGTGCAGACCGCCCCCGGCAGCCCGATCCGCGCTACACACCGGCGCCTGGACGGCCGGGAGGTGTACTTCGTCATCAATGACAGCCCGGCGTCGTGGACGGGCGAGGTGTCGGTCTGCGCCACCGGCGACGGCGAGCAATGGGACCCGGTGACCGGCCAGATGACCCCGGCCGCGCCGAAGCTGTCGCTGAGCCTGCAGCCCTATGGCGCGACGCTGCTGCGCTTCCCGCAGGCCCGCCTCCCCCGGCGTAACCGACCGACAGGTGAGGCCCTGCCCGGCCTGAACTTCACCCGCCTGCCGGCCGTCGTGCCTGTGCTCGCCGGCAACCCGAAGGTGCAGCAACAGCAGACCCAGGACGCAGCCCACAGCGGTCCGGACAGCCCGGCCTGGGAGATCGCGGGGACGCTCGCCGAGGGCGGCGTG
Protein-coding sequences here:
- a CDS encoding DUF6067 family protein, which translates into the protein MPRFACLALLSLTLLPAAVCLAAPQVAVPMCTAPPVMDGALSPGEWDAACGPGGFTLPDGMAAPVQAEMFLTYDANALYIAARLPMPQGRRPRTAVTERDGAVWTDDAFEIFLDPTGKRGSYFQLIVTAAGVQYDAIRMDAGFNAAWTARTRIAADGWTLEVAVPFAALKADLPTDGQSWAANFAWDCTAPGQRGGSWSPMPSGLHQPAGFGTLVFSRQAAPVVLRGPKVLSTALELRGQWGPSAAPLQAEATLTAIQGGKTVPAGTVRATGGTQREPLLLTVPLPQTQGLPTAGDYRVTAQVRAGAQVLWSATAAATVKPPLTVEVEKYWLSGKVVARLSGPTLSAAPEQLTAQAKLVSAAGQAAGEATGQLSAEGEASLTLPVAALAPGKYDLQVVVSGPGRAEPYAVTVALEKPEKPVWLGSRAGISDEVLPPWTPVRATGQQVACWGRTYKWGALPFPASALTRQTEVLSGPIALVGSVGGKRLVWSGAGCKVMSARPSMAKLAGRAQAGSLTCDGTVVVEYDGMIRSDFRLTPTGQASVDSLALEIPLKAEYARYLYCWPGRWGKSSNAGALPAEGYRGPFKPFFWLGDEARGLCWFSESDRNFFNAREEEVIDIRREGQSVIFRVNLITQPQTLTKPLDYTFGLQATPVKAARPSVWDQRAGGGGNYGIESLPFFAPTVLTYPLQGNLELKQGTFECWVRPHFDPFPPRDPRGANGALNRNCVDFSFSNDVHVGYYWNIEDRSLRLYFRQGRSHPVLLATRAQWKVGEWHHIAFTWGSAARAYLDGKLAGEQVFQGLPAGELSQATITLGQPLSGFDFDEVRVSSTPHTTFDLTQPLQAEADTLLLDHLDEAFTPNGRLATRPVKGAGGVVTDGVFGEGKFGRALLIPGTDRPTTYLDHLQGLGVRTLKFHEHWAMAENHPVAKRPEELHKLVAGCHAHNLQLLLYYGYLISDRAPEYDAYHADCIVTPESRENYYGEWVSIVCYNSAWQDFICDGLDRQMTEYGNDGVYLDGTSEPWGCTNAAHGCGYVRPDGSVGKTYPVFAVRNLMKRIHTIVKRHNPQGQVDVHQSSCMTIPTLAFATSYLDGEQFQGHQRGPFALDILPLDAFRCEFMGHQWGVPADFLVATTAYTRDEAMAFSLLHDVPVRGYTDALAPLWRTFDQFGRGQADCAWLPYWRSERFVRTSGPDIKVSLYNRPGRGFIAVIANVGRAEQAAEVTFDLAALRQKGALTARDVLGEANLTLQNGLLAAPLKSLGYIVVWVRGK
- a CDS encoding heparinase II/III-family protein, with translation MTPMASHTLASAGCLAALCGVLLMALAAAPAHGAGQAVGLKHPVLKHDLDPARAAEYERAVARVMAMSEEEMLAFVPDRPFCRFCYCPHCHAGYPGDTFTWTVERPNELQCKQCGTTYPNAAYPDDQVMAGPNVLGESFSYPFQVDKQTGIRIFLPAHLLMHRRNWIVGQCRALGMAYQATQKPAYAYRAALILDRIAQVYPHYPVMDQWITTFYIRKSQQPPYPSAGGKWGRWAEDELPGGVPEAYDLVYDSPEFDRLSGQRGYDARARFEKDFLKACFAYEDTFGPEINAGNIAPSSLMTAVAMGKVINEPHYVHWAYNWLKEILYGGCFYDGMWKEAPSYHYQTISRVNADFVALTGYSDPPGFVDPADGKHFENLDPLNEAPFIATALHAPEVLDLPNGCSTPVHDTWPGERRSRPRQQTVSSICPGYGHASLGRGEGADQMQAQLHFSGAYGHSHLDSLNLSLWAREREMLPDLGYNHTRARCWNSCTISHNLVAIDRQSQNSAKSDGDLLWFFPDTAGVSAVEADGRRAYAAVKDLQAYRRLLVMVPVSARDAYVVDLFRVRGGRTHDWLLHGDADTDTTAACSLPLKPREGSLLEPGETWQEPRDEQSQYNPYGLIREVGEGQAATPCDVTFTYPEPPGRGVRAHVVGGVPAQVYLGRSPSVRRSKSDSAQSFAFWMPQLVVRRQAGDTLTSLFAVVEEPYAGKPFLGSVQPLALAPADDFATALQVTHGDCVDTIISTSDEAPYPERVTATGVRLRGRLGIVRRQAGKVIGAWLLEGESLAGEGFGVTCQTAAYSGAIEAAPRRAAGQGVNGFVTAATLPVGDTLKGGWMIVTHPGGYTHGYEIAEVRRQGDKSLIVLARDHGLTLVGDQTKEVFFPRRTFTGRNTFRISTAAGVNHAEGAVWQMKLGCPVQIELPR